The following proteins are encoded in a genomic region of Doryrhamphus excisus isolate RoL2022-K1 chromosome 6, RoL_Dexc_1.0, whole genome shotgun sequence:
- the LOC131131354 gene encoding hepatocyte growth factor: protein MWIYKLLLTLFILSCSEGRRNALQDYQRTDGVHLVVTPLTPSHLTKSRKISIAKCARTCSRNKKLPFTCRAFLYDHQNRKCQWLSFDRNSPVAQLQNDLNFQLYQKKDYIRECIVGTGQSYRGRRSVTVTGIQCQAWASNIPHEHKFMSKRFRKKDLRENYCRNPDNSTVGPWCFTTDPRAHLRHQECAIPQCSQVECMHCNGEDYRGPMDHTESGKECQRWDLDEPHKHLYHPERYPDKGLDDNYCRNPDGRHRPWCFTTDPNTIWEYCNIKVCDIPPKRTVVETSQCYQGNGEAYRGMVDMTPTGLTCQRWDSQYPHNHSFIPQAYTCKDLRENYCRNPDGQQFPWCFTTDPRVRTMFCTNIPLCGSQNKPDCYEGFGEKYQGEQSRTRSNLPCAPWREHSNSGERGLVVSSLERNYCRNPDKDKHGPWCYTNNSAIRWDYCHVKPCNASQSIIPVGELSSVGCFVHKRTRIVGGGPVSVSDGSWMVSIQKGSIHWCGGSLIREEWVLTDRQCFSSCVPDLSEYRVWLGVSNIQESDWSTRQEVSIAQVICGPEGSSLALIRLSKPALPADNIHTIQLPVDGCSISEGTMCKMYGWGETKGTGHEGILKAVSLPIVSNEKCRELHRGSLHITNSKICAGGRRNEGVCERDYGGPLVCQDGELKVIIGVSIHGRGCARANRPGIFINVPFYTQWIYKVFKHYPEPELSTE, encoded by the exons ATGTGGATTTACAAGCTGCTGTTGACACTCTTCATCCTGTCCTGTTCAG AGGGCAGAAGAAATGCCCTGCAGGACTACCAGAGGACCGATGGCGTGCATCTGGTGGTCACGCCCCTAACCCCATCCCACCTAACCAAAAGCAGGAAGATCAGCATTGCCAAGTGTGCTCGAACCTGCAGCCGCAACAAAAAACTCCCATTCACCTGCAG AGCGTTCCTCTATGATCACCAAAACAGGAAATGCCAGTGGTTGTCTTTTGACCGGAACTCACCAGTCGCCCAATTGCAAAACGACTTGAATTTCCAGCTTTATCAAAAGAAAG ATTACATACGTGAGTGTATCGTGGGTACAGGTCAGAGCTACAGGGGGAGACGGTCGGTGACAGTCACTGGGATCCAATGTCAGGCCTGGGCTTCCAATATTCCTCATGAACACAA ATTCATGTCCAAGCGCTTCAGGAAGAAGGACCTCAGGGAGAACTACTGTCGTAACCCTGATAATTCCACCGTCGGACCATGGTGCTTCACTACTGACCCACGAGCACACCTGAGACACCAGGAGTGTGCTATACCACAGTGTTCCCAAG TGGAATGTATGCATTGTAATGGTGAGGATTACAGAGGACCCATGGACCACACAGAGAGCGGAAAGGAATGCCAACGTTGGGACCTGGACGAGCCACACAAGCACCTGTACCACCCTGAAAG GTATCCTGACAAGGGCCTTGATGATAACTACTGCAGGAATCCAGATGGACGCCACAGACCGTGGTGCTTTACCACAGACCCTAACACAATCTGGGAGTACTGTAACATCAAAGTTTGTG ACATACCTCCCAAAAGAACGGTGGTGGAAACAAGCCAGTGCTACCAGGGTAATGGAGAAGCTTACAGGGGGATGGTGGACATGACCCCCACTGGGCTCACCTGCCAACGCTGGGACTCTCAGTATCCCCATAACCACTCGTTTATCCCACAGGCATACACTTGCAA GGATCTGAGGGAAAACTACTGTCGGAATCCAGATGGCCAACAATTCCCATGGTGCTTCACGACAGACCCAAGAGTCCGCACAATGTTTTGCACCAACATCCCCCTGTGTGGCTCCCAAAACAAGCCTG ATTGCTACGAAGGCTTTGGAGAAAAATACCAAGGAGAGCAGTCGAGGACGAGATCAAACCTGCCCTGTGCTCCCTGGAGGGAACACAGTAACAG TGGCGAGAGGGGCTTGGTGGTTTCAAGCCTAGAGAGGAACTACTGCAGAAACCCTGATAAGGACAAACATGGACCATGGTGCTACACCAACAATTCTGCTATACGATGGGACTACTGTCATGTCAAACCAT GTAATGCTTCCCAGAGCATCATTCCAGTGG GTGAGCTGTCCTCTGTGGGTTGTTTTGTTCATAAGAGAACCAGGATCGTTGGAGGAGGTCCAGTGAGTGTATCTGACGGCAGCTGGATGGTCAGCATACAAAAAGG GTCAATACATTGGTGTGGGGGTTCACTCATACGAGAGGAGTGGGTACTCACAGACAGACAGTGCTTTTCCTCATG TGTTCCAGACCTGAGTGAGTATCGAGTGTGGCTGGGAGTATCTAATATTCAGGAGTCTGATTGGTCAACAAGACAGGAAGTCAGCATCGCGCAGGTGATATGTGGCCCAGAAGGTTCCAGTTTGGCCCTAATAAGGCTTTCCAA GCCTGCCCTCCCTGCAGACAACATCCATACCATTCAGCTGCCTGTAGATGGTTGTTCCATCTCGGAAGGTACCATGtgtaaaatgtatggatggggAGAGACCAAAG GTACAGGTCATGAGGGCATCCTAAAAGCAGTCAGTCTGCCCATTGTGAGCAACGAAAAGTGCAGAGAGTTGCACAGGGGAAGCCTGCATATCACCAACTCCAAAATCTGTGCAGGAGGCAGGAGGAACGAGGGCGTGTGTGAG AGAGATTATGGTGGCCCTCTGGTGTGTCAGGATGGCGAGCTCAAGGTTATTATTGGCGTGAGCATCCACGGCAGAGGTTGCGCTCGTGCCAACAGACCCGGCATCTTCATCAACGTGCCGTTCTACACACAATGGATCTACAAAGTCTTCAAACATTACCCTGAACCAGAGCTCAGCACGGAATAA